A region of the Methylobacterium nodulans ORS 2060 genome:
GCCATGGTCCACGAGGCCGCGGCGGCCAACCGGCTCGCCTTCGTGGTCGGGGTCGACACCTATCCGAATCTCGGGCCCGCCGCCGCCCTGGAGCGGCCGGTCGCCGATGCGAGGGCGGTGGCCGAGACCCTCGAGGCGATCGGCTTCCGGGTGACGCTCCTCTCCGCCGCGGTGACGCAGGAGACCTTCCTGCGCCGTTTCGGCGCCTTCGCGGACCAGGTGCAGCCCGGCGACACGGCCCTGTTCTACTTCGCGGGCCATGGCATCGCGCTCCAGGGCACGAACTACCTGCTGCCCTCCGACATTCCGGCGATCGAGCCGGGCCAGGAACTCCTCGCCCGCACGCGTGCGCTCGCCGAGGCGGACCTGAGCGCGGCCCTGCGCGAGCGCGGCGCCCGGGTCGTCGTCATGGTGATCGATGCCTGCCGGGACAATCCCTTCCCGCGCGCCGGGACGCGGAGCGTCGGCCTGAGCCGCGGCCTCGCGCGGACCGAGCCCGCCGAGGGCGTCTTCTCGCTCTACGCGGCCGGCGCGGGCCAGCAGGCCCTCGACCGCCTGCCCGGCCGGGACCCGAGCCCGAACTCCGTCTTCACCCGGGTCTTCGTGGCGCAGCTGCGGCGGCCGGGGCTCAACCTCATCGATCTCGGCGAGACGGTGCGCGACGAGGTGGTGAAGCTCGCCGAGACCGTGCCGCACAAGCAGGTGCCCGCCTACTACAACGAGGTGCGCGGCGCCCGCTTCATCAGCCTCGCCGGTGCAGAGGCCGCTCCCCGGCCGGCGGTCGATCCGCCGCCCGCGGCGCCGCGTCCGGCCGAGGCGCCGGGCGCCGCCACGCCGCCGGCCCTCCCGGCCTCGGTTCCGCCGGTCCCGCCGGCCGTCGCTCCGTCCCGCCCTCCGGCGACATGGCCGCCGTCGGCCCCGGCTGCGGGCGAGCCGCTCCGGGACGCGAGGATCGGCCTGTTCAGCCATCCGGTGCGGCTCGATCCGGGCGGCGACAACTGGCTTGCCCTGCGCAGCCGCCCGAGCGCCAGCGAGGGTGTGCGTCTGATGAAGCTCGGCCCCGATTCGCTCTTCACGGTGCTGGGCCGGCAGGGCGTCTGGCTCAACGTGCGCCTGCGCACCGGCGAGACCGGCTGGGTCCATGGCGACTATGTCGGCTGCTGCCGTCGGGCGCCGCTGCTGCCGTGAGCCCTCCGGGCCGGAGCGCCGGGCGGGCGTGAGGGCGGCGATCTGCAGCAAGTCCTGTGCTTGTTGCAAAATGGCATCTCGTGTAGAGAGACGCGATCCCGATACGCCGACCGTCCGAAGGAAGGAGCCGCGCATGGCTCGCGTCACCGTTGAAGATTGCATCGACAAGGTCGAGAACCGGTTCGAGCTCGTTCTGCTCGCCGGCCATCGGGCCCGGCTGCTCTCGTCCGGCGCGCCCCTCACCGTCGACCGCGACCGCGACAAGAACCCGGTCGTCGCGCTGCGCGAGATCGCCGACCAGACCATCACGCCGGACGACCTCAAGGAGCAGCTGATCCACTCGCTGCAGAAATACGTCGAGGTCGACGAGCCGGAGGCGGAGGCCGTGCCGCTCCTGTCGAGCTCGCCCGCTGCGGCGGCCGTGGCGCCGCAATCCTCCGGCGACGACGGCGACATCCAGTTCGACCGCATGAGCGAGGAGGACCTGCTGCGCGGCCTGGAGAACCTCGCGCCGCCGACCGAGACCGAGGACGAGGGCGACTAAGCAGGTTTCGGACCAGTGCGTTGCGGTTTTCCGTCGAAAACATGCGGCATATCAAAAGCCTGAGCGGACGAAGCGGTGGCACGCCCCACCAAGTCCGCTTAGAGTCTGTCCAGGAGAAGTGGAGGCCGGTTCTCCGTCCGGACAGACGACACATCGAAGGCTGAGAGGCTGTCAGGCGCATACTGGAGCGCCTGACAGCCTCTACCGGCCGCCGGTTCTCCCCGGCTCTCCCCCCGGAACCCGGCCTCCGCGCCGGGTTCTTGCGTTTTCGGCGGGGCTGAAATGCGCTTTGCGACGAGAAGGATCTGGCGCGGACGCGATTTCCCCCCGATAGTCGCGTCTCCCCCTCAAGCGTCGTCCGCGAGGCCTGCTCGGCTGCCTGCGTGCGACGGCGCGCCGCCTGCGATGGAAGACAGGGTGTCAGGAGACCACCGGCGGATGATGCGCCAGTACGAACTCGTCGAGCGGGTGAAGGCCTACAATCCCGCCGCCGACGAGGCGATGCTCAACCGGGCCTACGTCTATGCCATGCGGGCGCACGGCTCGCAGATGCGGGCATCCGGCGACCTGTTCTTCGCCCATCCGCTCGAAGTCGCGGCGATCCTCACCGAGCTGCGCGTCGACGATGCCACCATCGTGGCGGCGGTGCTGCACGACACGGTCGAGGACACGGCTGCCACCCTGGAGGAGATCAACCGCACCTTCACGCCCGAGATCGGCACCCTCGTCGACGGTCTCACCAAGATCAAGCGCCTCGACCTCGTCTCCAAACAGGCGGCGCAGGGCGAGAATTTTCGCAAGCTGCTGCTCGCCATCGCGGCGGACGTGCGGGTGCTGCTGGTCAAGCTCGCCGACCGGCTGCACAACATGCGCACGCTGCACCACATGCCGCCGGAGAAGCGCGTCCGCATCGCCCAGGAAACCCTCGACATCTATGCGCCGCTCGCCGGCCGCATGGGGATGCAGGAGCTGCGCGAGGAACTGGAGGATCTCTCCTTCCGCAACCTCAAGCCCGACGTCTACGCGACGATCAGCAAGCGGCTCGACGACCTCACGACCAAGTCCGAGAGCCTCGTCGAGAGCATCGAGCGCGATCTCGTCCAGCGGCTCGCGGCCAAAGGCATCACCGCGCAGGTCAGGGGGCGCCAGAAGCGGCCCTACTCCATCTGGAGCAAGATGGAGCGCAAGTCCGTCGCCTTCGAGCAATTGTCGGACATCTTCGGCTTCCGGGTCGTGGTCGATTCGGTCGACACCTGCTACCGGGCACTCGGCGTCGTGCACACGACCTGGCCGATGGTGCCGGGGCGCTACAAGGACTACATCTCGACCCCGAAGCAGAACGACTACCGGTCGATCCACACCACGGTGATCGGGCCGAAGAGCCAGCGCGTCGAACTGCAGATCCGAACCGCCGAGATGGACGAGGTGGCGGAGTACGGCATCGCCGCGCATGCCCTCTACAAGGACGGCTCGCCCCATCTCGCCACCGAGAGCGGCGCCTATCAGTGGCTGCGCCGCACCATCGAGCTCCTCGCCGAGGGCGACAGCCCGGAAGAATTCCTGGAGCACACCAAGCTCGAACTCTTCCAGGATCAGGTCTTCTGCTTCACGCCGAAGGGCCGGCTGATCGCGCTGCCGCGTGGGGCGACGCCGATCGATTTCGCCTACGCGGTCCATACCGAGCTCGGCAACGCCGCGGTCGGCGCCAAGATCAACGGGCGCATCGCGCCGCTCCTCACCGAGCTGCAGAACGGCGACGAGGTCGAGATCGTGCGGGCGGACGGTCAGACCCCGCCCGCGGCCTGGGAATCCCTCGTCGTCACCGGCAAGGCGCGGGCGGCGATCCGGCGGGCGACGCGCTCGGCGGTGCGGCGGCAATATGCGGGGCTCGGGCGCCAGATCCTCGACCGCGCCTTCGAGCGCGCCGGCAAGAATTTCTCCGACGAGAAGCTGCGCGGCGCCCTCCCCCGCCTCGCCCGCACCTCCGCCGAGGACGTCTTCGCGGCGGTGGGCCGGGGCGAGATGTTCTCAGGGGACGTCGTGAAGGCGGTCTATCCCGACTACAAGGACGAGCGGCGCAGCCAGTCTGCCGCCACGGGGCCCAAGCCCCACGTCAACGGGGCGGGCCGCCTCTCCCTCGACAAGGACCAGACGGTGCGCCTGACCTGGCCCGGCAAGGGGCGCGGCGAGGAAGACGAGGGCGCGATCCCGATCCGCGGCCTCGACCGCGACCTGCCGGTGCGCTTCGCGCCCGAGGGCGGCGCGGTGCCGGGCGACCGCATCGTCGGCATCCTCACGCCCGGCGAGGGCGTGACCATCTACCCGATCCAGTCCCCGGCCCTCGCCGCCTTCGACAACGAGCCCGACCGCTGGCTCGACGTGCGCTGGGACGTGGACGGCGGCTCGAATCAGCGCTTCCCGGCCCGCATCGCCCTGCAATCCATCAACGAGCCCGGCAGCTTCGCCCAGATCGCCCAGGTGATCGCCGACCACGACGGCAACATCGACAACATCTCGATGAAGCGGCGCAGCCAGGACTTCACCGATGTCCTCATCGACCTGTCGGTCTGGGACCTGAAGCACCTCAACGCGATCGTCTCGGAGCTGCGGGCCAAGCGCGTGGTGAGCCGGGTCGAGCGGGTGAACGGGTGACACCAACGGTCATTTTCATGTGACCGGTGGTTCCGCTCTCGAATTGTCGCCAAGCCAAAGGCTTGGCGTCGAAAATTCGAGATGGCTCAACGGCCCGCTGCGTCAGCAGCCTGGGCCGTTGGTATGAGGGCCCGGTTGCGCCCCGCCCCGCCCCCTGCCACAAGCCGCGAAACCCGATCCGAGGACGGCCCGCCCGATGACGCCAGACGACCTGCTCGAAGAATTCCGCGCCGCGGGCGCGCTCCTCGAAGGCCACTTCATCCTCTCGTCGGGCCTGCACAGCGCGGTCTTCCTGCAGAAGATGGCGATCTTCAGCGATCCGGTGCGCACGGAGCGGGTCTGCGCGGGCCTCGCCGCGCTGATCCGCGCGCGCTACGGCGCCGTGGACATCGTGGTCTCGCCGGCGATCGGCGGCATCGTGCCGGGCTACGAGACCGCGCGCGCGCTCGGCGCCAGGGCGATCTTCGTCGAGCGCGACCCCGGCGGCCCGTTCCAGCTGCGGCGCGGCTTCAGCATCCCGGCCGGCGCCCGGGCCGTGATGGTCGAGGACATCGTCACGACCGGCCTCTCCTCGCGGGAATGCCTCGCCGCCCTGAAGGCGGAGCCCGGCGAGATCGTCGGGGCGGCCTGCCTCATCGACCGCTCGGGCGGCCGGGCCGATCTCGGTGCGCCCCTGGTGGCCCTCGCCACCCTCGACATCCCGAACTACCCGGCCGATCAGCTTCCGCCCGAACTCGCCGCGATCCCGGCCGTGAAGCCCGGAAGCCGCGCCATGAAGGCGAGCTGAGTCGTCCGTGCAAATCGCGCGGCCTCAGCTTGACACCGGACGGCCGCGGTCCTTACCTCAGACCTATTGCAAGACCGCGGGCCGGCGCGCCCTCAGCGGTGGATGTTTTCACGATCATCCTGCGTTTCATCGTTGCGCCGTGTTCTCGGAACCGTGTGGCCATTGTTCAGCCCGGCATTTCGGGCGGTCAGGAATAGCATATGACATATCAACGCAGCGCCCTCTTCATCGACGGCGCTAATGTGTACGCGACGACCAAGGCTCTCGGATTCGACATCGATTATCGAAAGCTGCTCGCGGATTTCAAGGCGCGCGAAAACCTTATCAGGGCGTTTTACTATACGGCACTGGTCGAAGATCAGGAATACTCGTCGATTCGGCCGTTGATCGACTGGCTGGATTATAACGGCTACCGGGTGGTGACGAAGCCCGCGAAGGAATTCACGGACTCGAGCGGCCGCCGCAAGGTCAAGGGCAACATGGACATCGAACTCACGATCGATGCCCTGGAGCTCAGTCCCTATATCGACCACATGGTCCTGTTCTCCGGGGACGGCGACTTCAAGCCGCTCGTCGCCGCGATGCAGCGGCGGGGCGTGCGGGTGACGGTGGTCTCCACCATCCAGACCCAGCCGCCGATGGTGGCCGACGATCTGCGCAGGCAGGCCGACGATTTCGTCGACATCGTCCACCTGATCCCGCGAATCGGTCGCGACCAGAGCGACCGTCCGACCCGGCCGCTGCGCCCGGCTCCGGC
Encoded here:
- a CDS encoding caspase family protein, with product MRRVWLWLILWAAMVHEAAAANRLAFVVGVDTYPNLGPAAALERPVADARAVAETLEAIGFRVTLLSAAVTQETFLRRFGAFADQVQPGDTALFYFAGHGIALQGTNYLLPSDIPAIEPGQELLARTRALAEADLSAALRERGARVVVMVIDACRDNPFPRAGTRSVGLSRGLARTEPAEGVFSLYAAGAGQQALDRLPGRDPSPNSVFTRVFVAQLRRPGLNLIDLGETVRDEVVKLAETVPHKQVPAYYNEVRGARFISLAGAEAAPRPAVDPPPAAPRPAEAPGAATPPALPASVPPVPPAVAPSRPPATWPPSAPAAGEPLRDARIGLFSHPVRLDPGGDNWLALRSRPSASEGVRLMKLGPDSLFTVLGRQGVWLNVRLRTGETGWVHGDYVGCCRRAPLLP
- the rpoZ gene encoding DNA-directed RNA polymerase subunit omega, whose translation is MARVTVEDCIDKVENRFELVLLAGHRARLLSSGAPLTVDRDRDKNPVVALREIADQTITPDDLKEQLIHSLQKYVEVDEPEAEAVPLLSSSPAAAAVAPQSSGDDGDIQFDRMSEEDLLRGLENLAPPTETEDEGD
- a CDS encoding RelA/SpoT family protein, with the translated sequence MMRQYELVERVKAYNPAADEAMLNRAYVYAMRAHGSQMRASGDLFFAHPLEVAAILTELRVDDATIVAAVLHDTVEDTAATLEEINRTFTPEIGTLVDGLTKIKRLDLVSKQAAQGENFRKLLLAIAADVRVLLVKLADRLHNMRTLHHMPPEKRVRIAQETLDIYAPLAGRMGMQELREELEDLSFRNLKPDVYATISKRLDDLTTKSESLVESIERDLVQRLAAKGITAQVRGRQKRPYSIWSKMERKSVAFEQLSDIFGFRVVVDSVDTCYRALGVVHTTWPMVPGRYKDYISTPKQNDYRSIHTTVIGPKSQRVELQIRTAEMDEVAEYGIAAHALYKDGSPHLATESGAYQWLRRTIELLAEGDSPEEFLEHTKLELFQDQVFCFTPKGRLIALPRGATPIDFAYAVHTELGNAAVGAKINGRIAPLLTELQNGDEVEIVRADGQTPPAAWESLVVTGKARAAIRRATRSAVRRQYAGLGRQILDRAFERAGKNFSDEKLRGALPRLARTSAEDVFAAVGRGEMFSGDVVKAVYPDYKDERRSQSAATGPKPHVNGAGRLSLDKDQTVRLTWPGKGRGEEDEGAIPIRGLDRDLPVRFAPEGGAVPGDRIVGILTPGEGVTIYPIQSPALAAFDNEPDRWLDVRWDVDGGSNQRFPARIALQSINEPGSFAQIAQVIADHDGNIDNISMKRRSQDFTDVLIDLSVWDLKHLNAIVSELRAKRVVSRVERVNG
- the pyrE gene encoding orotate phosphoribosyltransferase; translation: MTPDDLLEEFRAAGALLEGHFILSSGLHSAVFLQKMAIFSDPVRTERVCAGLAALIRARYGAVDIVVSPAIGGIVPGYETARALGARAIFVERDPGGPFQLRRGFSIPAGARAVMVEDIVTTGLSSRECLAALKAEPGEIVGAACLIDRSGGRADLGAPLVALATLDIPNYPADQLPPELAAIPAVKPGSRAMKAS
- a CDS encoding NYN domain-containing protein yields the protein MTYQRSALFIDGANVYATTKALGFDIDYRKLLADFKARENLIRAFYYTALVEDQEYSSIRPLIDWLDYNGYRVVTKPAKEFTDSSGRRKVKGNMDIELTIDALELSPYIDHMVLFSGDGDFKPLVAAMQRRGVRVTVVSTIQTQPPMVADDLRRQADDFVDIVHLIPRIGRDQSDRPTRPLRPAPAGEGLRENGERSPVRPSATLEQRYGIRQDETEED